The sequence below is a genomic window from Acetivibrio clariflavus DSM 19732.
GCACATACCTGTAGCACCAAAATGCAATATTCAATGCAATTATTGCAACAGAAAATACGATTGCCAGAATGAAAGTCGGCCGGGAGTTACCAGTGAAGTGTTATCGCCCCAGGAGGCTTTGAATAAGTTCCTGAAGGTGAAGGAGAAGCTTCAAAATTTGAAAGTAGTGGGGATAGCCGGGCCGGGTGACGCTTTGGCAAACTTTGAAAACACGAAAAAGACCATTGAACTGATAAAAGAGGCTGATCCGGAAATTGTTGTATGCTTGTCCACAAACGGTTTGATGCTTCCCTTCTATGCCGATGACCTAATTGAGGCCGGTGTATCCCATGTGACTGTTACTATAAATGCAATAGATCCGGAGATTGGAGCTAAAATTTATAAGTACGTCAATTTTAGAGGTAAAAGGCTTACAGGAAGGGAAGGGGCAGAGGTTATTATAAAAAATCAGCTGTCCGGTTTAAAATACCTTTCTGAAAGAGGGGTAGTGTGCAAGGTGAACATAGTTCTGATTAAGGGAATTAATGATGGGCATGTTGAGGAAGTTGTCAGGAAAGTTAAAGAGTGCGGAGCTTATATAACCAATATAATGCCTTTAATTCCTGCTAAAGGAACTGCTTTTGAAAAAATGCCGCTTGTAAGCAATAAAGAGCTGAATGAAGTACGGAAGAGGTGTGAAGTATACATAAAGCAGATGTATCACTGCAGGCAGTGTCGGGCGGATGCTATCGGAACATTGGAACGGGATGTTTCGCCGGAATTTGGAGCAATTAATTGCTCAAAAGTGAATGATACAGATTTGGAAAAGCAAAAGTTTAAATATTATACCTTTGCGGTTGCAACCGGGTCCGGTATATATATAGATAAACATTTCGGTCATGTAGAGGAGTTTTATATATTCAATTATTGGTTAGGAAATGTCAGTTTTCTTGAAAAAAGAACTGTGAACAAGTATTGCAACGGTTTTGACGACTGTGACAATGAAGAATCCAAAATTGACAGGATAATAAATGCTTTATCCGATTGTGACGGCGTACTGACTCTAAGAATAGGATATAATCTACAAAAGAAACTTGAGGAAGTGGGGATAAGGGTTTTTCAGACCTGCGGAACTATTGAAGAGGGCATTAGATTTGCGGTGAGCGAATTGAATAGTCAAAAGGAAGAGACAAAGGGGGAACGTGTATGAAAAAGCCGAAATATCATGTTTTTGTCTGTACCAGTTCAAGAATTAACGGCACGCAGAAGGGATACTGCTTTTCGAAGGATGCTGTTTCAATTACTCAGAGTTTTATAGAAGAGATTGAAGCAAATGATCTATCCGACGATGTTATGGTTACAAATACGGGCTGTTTCGGTATTTGCAGTTCCGGACCCATTGTGGTGGTGTATCCGGAGGGGGTGTGGTATAAGGAAGTAACCCCCGATGATGTACCGGAAATAGTGGAGTCGCATTTTATAAACGGCAAAAAGGTTGAAAGGCTCGAAATATAGTATTTAAAGCGCCTTGGAGTCCGAGGCTTTATTGAGAGACGGGGTGAGTTTTATGGCAATACCTTTGGGAAAAAACAATGCAGTAACTGTTGTTGACAGAACCCTTTCGGAATTACTATCGAAAAAATATGCCGGGAAGAGGCTTGAGACCGTTTATTTCTGCCGGATTTTAAAGGAAATCGGTGTTGACTTGATTGAGATCGATACAAAGTTTTTGGAATCAATTCCAAAGCTTCCGTGCGGTGTTGCCTTTTTGCTGAGAATCAATTCGAAAGAGGATGTAATGAGAGCATTTAAAAGCAATGTTAAGTACTGTATTTTCCCTGAAAAAACATTGCAGGATGCTGAGACCGTTAGAAAAGCTAAAAATTTCGGAATAAAAACAACTGTTGAGGTGAAGGCGGAAAAATTGAGCGATATTGACAGGGTGAAAAATCTCAGCAATTTGGATTTGGTTGATGAAGTAAGGTTGGCAGGTCTTGATTCAATTTTTGACCCGCTGTGGGTTAATAAGGTTAAAAAACTATCTAAAACCTTAAATAAAGCCATTAACATATGCCCGCAGGATACGTATTACAGTGCTACGGCCTTAGCTTTGGAGGCAATCATGAGCGGAATAAATTCCATTACGGTGTCTTTTTTGGGATATGGTAAAAGTACCGGTTTGGCCGCATTGGAGGAAGTAGTAACTGCAACAAAGGTAATTTTGAATACAGAAATGAAATTGGATTTAAGTAAACTTCCTGAAGCGGCACAATACTTTACATTAATTTCGGGGATTAAGATACCGGAAAATAAGCCGGTCGTAGGCAAGAGAATATTTGAGTATCAGGCCGGCATACATGCCGACGGAATAGAAAAAGACCCGGAAACTTATGAACCCTTTGACCCGTCCATGGTAGGACTGAAGAGGGAACTTACCATCGGCAAACATTCGGGGAAAAGAGCATTACAAAGAAAGCTTGAGGAACTGGGCATAATCTGTAAACTTGAAGAAGCGGCTAGAATTTTAAATTATGTCAGGGAAAAGAGTATTCAGTGTAAGAGAGATTTGTTGGATGAGGAGATTCTGGATATATACAAAAGTTTACAATTCATCCGGTAGGGGAGTGGCAAGCTTATGAAAGTAAAAATTGTGGATACAACTTTGAGGGACGGAGAGCAAAGACCCGGAATAGCCCTTAGGGCATCGGAAAAGATTGATATTGCAAAGATGTTAAGCAATCTTGGAATATACCAGATTGAAGCCGGTATTCCTGCTATGGGCGGAGAGGAAAAGAAGTATGTGGCAAAATTGATGGAACTGGGTTTAAAAAGTAGAATTTCTGCCTGGAACAGGATGAATATAAAGGATATCAAAGATTCAATGGATTGCATGCCCCACATAATACACATTTCCATTCCGTCATCGGATATACAGATAAGGAAGAAACTGCAAAAGGACAGAATTTGGGTGGAAGAAAATATGAAAAGGTGCATAGCCCTTGCAAAAGACAAGGGCTATGAAGTAACTGTAGGTCTGGAAGATGCCTCAAGGGCCGAACCGGAGTTTCTTGCGAAAATTATCGGTATTGCGAGCGCTATGGGCGTGAAGAGGGTAAGATATGCCGATACCGTTGGTATACTTTACCGGCAAGATATATATGAACGAATAAGGAAAATAAAGAGACAGTTTAAGCGTATTGATTTGGAAATTCATACTCACAATGACCTTGGAATGGCTGTTTCAAACTCAATAGCGGCTGTTAAAGCAGGGGCAACCTATGTGGACTGCACAATAGGGGGAATTGGTGAAAGAGCGGGAAACTGTGACTATATTAAATTTATAACTGCTGCTAAAGCTTTTTGCGGACTTATGAACGAAATAGACTTGAAAAAAACATTGAAAGTGCAAAATAATATTTTGGGGATGATAAGGCCGGCAGCGTCATAAGTTTAGAAAATTTATTTTTGTACAAAATAAATTTTGTTAAAATTAACGAATATGTTAAACTTGTTTTAAGGTTATTATAGGTTTATAATAACCTTAAAATTTAGATTTTAATATATTCGGGTGATTATATATGGAATACGGTTTCGTAAGAGTGGGAGCTGCAGTTCCTAAAATGAAGGTAGCCAACTGCGAATACAATTGTTCCAGGATTGTTGATTTAATTAAAAGAGCAGATAAGGAAAAGGTAAAGTTTTTGGTATTTCCGGAACTTTGCATAACATCTTACAGCTGCGGTGATTTGTTTCATCAGGACATACTTTTGAAAGAAGCTTTAAGACAGCTGGAAAATGTACTGAAGGATACTAAAGATACCGATTTGATTGCAATTCTTGGGATGCCCGTAAGTTTGAACAATCAATTGTTCAACTGTTCTGTTGTAATTCAGTCGGGCAAAATTTTAGGAGTTGTACCCAAAACTTTTATACCCAACTACAGTGAATTTTATGAAGAGAGATGGTTTTCTTCGGGAAATAAGGCTTTGGTTGATACTATAAACATTTGCGGACAAAGTGTGCCTTTTGGTATTGATCTTTTGTTTGAAGACAGTCAAAACAGTGATTTGTGTTTCGGCATAGAGATATGTGAGGATTTGTGGGTGCCCATACCTCCAAGTTCCTATCAGTGTATGAACGGTGCCACTCTGATTTTTAATCCTTCTGCAAGTAACGAGATAATAGGCAAGTATGAGTATAGAAAAGAGCTTGTAAGGCAGCAGTCGGCACGGTGTATTTGCGGTTATGTGTATACTTCCTCCAATGTAAACGAGTCCACCACCGATGTTGTTTTCGGAGGACATGCCATGGTTGCTGAGTACGGCTCACTTCTTTGTGAGTCGGAAAGATTTTTGGACGATGATCAGCTTATTTATTCCGAAATTGACCTTCAAAAGCTGATAAACGACAGAAGGAAGAACACCAGCTTTATGGAGGGTGTCGTTGATAAAAAATACAGAAGAATTTTCTTTAATCAAAAAGAAAGTGAGTGCATGGAACTGACAAGATATGTTCCTGCCTATCCCTTTGTGCCTTCCAATTCCGCAAACAGGGATTTAAGATGTAAAGAAATATTCTCCATTCAGACCAGCGCCCTGGCAAAAAGGATAAAGCACACAGGGTTAAAGTATTCGGTTATCGGTATTTCAGGCGGATTGGATTCCACACTGGCATTGCTTGTAACTGCAAAAACCTATGAACTTTTGGGAATTTCGCCGGAGAATATTATAGCTGTTACAATGCCGGGATTCGGGACTACCGACACTACCTACACCAATGCCATGGATCTCATGAAGGCAATGAAGGTAAGTATTAGGGAAATCAATATAAAAGACGCATGTCTTCAGCATTTTAAAGATATCGGTCACGATGTCAATATCCATGATGTTACCTATGAGAATGTTCAGGCAAGAGAGCGTACCCAGATTCTTATGGACCTTGCCAACAAACTCGGCGGCCTGGTTATAGGTACCGGTGATCTTTCGGAACTAGCATTGGGTTGGTGCACCTATAACGGAGACCATATGTCCATGTATTCGGTAAACTGCAGTATTCCAAAGACACTGGTAAAACACCTTGTCAGATGGGTCGCTGAAAATATGGTGGACAAGAATGTAAGGGATATATTGTTTAGAATACTGGATACTCCCATTTCACCGGAGTTGCTTCCGCCCAGCGCTGAAGGTGAAATTAAGCAAAAAACCGAAGATATTGTCGGTCCCTATGAACTGCATGATTTCTTTATGTATCATATGATAAGATATGGTGCGCCGCCAAAGAAGATTTCCTTCCTTGCTCAGAAAGCTTTTGAAGGCAAGTATTCGAAAGATGAGATCAATAAATGGCTCAAGGTTTTTATAAAGAGATTTTTCTCGCAGCAGTTTAAGAGGTCCTGCCTCCCGGACGGACCTAAAGTCGGAACCATAAGCCTGTCCCCAAGGGGCGACTGGCGTATGCCCAGTGATGCAGATTCTAAAGAGTGGCTTGAGGAAGTTGAATAATTAGTTGACTTTTAAATTCTTAGTTACGATGGAGAAATAATAAAATGTAGACATATGATATTATTTGTTTGATTTTTATATAGTGCTTTCTTTTGGGTTATAACTTACAGATAATTATCTAAAGAATCCAAATTTTTACACAAATCTCAATAAAAATATGCTACAGATAAAAACATCAGTTTAAATAATGCAAGACGCATATATGATGAAGTAAATAATGTTGAAAATAATAAGATTGAGGAAATCGCTCTATCACTTGCTGATGAAATTAGCTATTTTAAAAGGATAAGATCCTTTGTCCTGGTTGTCAATGATGAAAGCAAAGACCGTGTTGTGCACACCATTGATAGCCAGGATAAATGGTCTTAGAGATTCGTTAAGGGGCTAAGGGGAACTGGAAGCAAAATGGTTGACTGAAGATGTGGAAATAATTAATTGATAATGCTATTAAGGAAGTTGTAAGTTTTTGAAAAAATATATAAGCAATGTGTTACACTTATTGAGATTTATTATTGAGATTGCTTTCTGAAACTATAAAATTATCAAAGTAGTATCTTGAACATTAAAACATATTAATATAACTAAAATAAAAGGGAAAATGGTTAATATAAAACTATTAACGCTACTGTTAAAAAGAAGATGAGGATGTAAAAAAATTTGTGTATAGATGATTGAATGTTCTCCTTCTTGGCAAGGATTAATAATAATAAAAGCTAAGGAGGAGAACTTTATGTCAACGTTAACAAAAGAACAAATCAAACAATTAGTTCGGGAAAATAATTTCCAAAGTGTATCTGATATTAATGAATATCTTAAAGACATTTTTAAAGATATAATACAAGAACTTTTAGAAGCAGAACTTGAAGCAAAATTAGGATATGCTAAAGATGATGTAGAAAATAAAAAAACTGATAATAGTCGTAACGGTTATACGCCTAAAAAAATAAAAAGTGAGTTTGGAGAAATTGATATACAAGTACCAAGAGATCGTAAAGGCGAATTTCAACCTAAAATTATTCCTAAATATCAACGTAATGTTTCTGGAATTGAAGAAAAAGTTATAGCTTTATATGCAAGAGGAATGTCTACAAGGGATATCAGTCAACAAATTGAAGAACTTTATGGTTTTAGCCTATCAGCAGAGATGGTTAGTAAGATTACTGATAGAATTGCTCCAGAGATTAAGGAATGGCAACAAAGACCTCTTGAACCTATATACTCTTTTGTTTTTATGGATGCAATACACTATAAAGTTAAGGACGACGGAAGAATAATAAACAGGGCAGCTTATGTTGTTCTAGGTGTTACTATTGATGGATATAAGGATATTTTAGGGATCTGGATTGGTGACAATGAATCCTCAAAGTTTTGGCTTGGTGTACTGAATGACCTTAAAAATAGAGGAGTACAGGATGTTTTAATTTTTTGTGTTGATGGACTTACCGGACTTAAGGAAGCCATAAATGCTGCATATCCAAAATCTGAAGTGCAGCGTTGCATAATACATCAGCTGAGAAATTCTTTTAAGTATGTGCCATACAAAGACCTAAAAGCATTTAGTAATGATTTCAAAGAAGTATATCATGCTATTAATGAAGAAATAGCATTAGAAAAACTTTATGAACTTAAAGAAAAGTGGGGAAAGGAATATCCTTTTGCAATACGTAGTTGGGAAAATAACTGGGATGTTATAAGTCCATTTTTCAAATTTCCAGAAGAAATACGAAAAATAATTTATACTACAAATATAATTGAAGGACTACATCGTCAGTTTCGTAAGGTCACAAAAACAAAAACAATATTTCCAACAGACAGTTCACTAGAAAAGATTTTATATTTAGCATCAATGAATGTAGTAAAAAAATGGACACAACGTTACAAAAACTGGGATAGAGTACTTAGCCAATTGGTAATCCAATATCCAGGTAGGCTGGAAGAGTATATTTAAGAGCATTCACCCCCACCGCCCTCAAGGGCTCATCCTCATCGCCGGATGGGCTAGACCTCACAAAATTAAAAATATAGGTTTAAAAGGCTAATACTGACCATTATAAATGATTATTGCCAGATTTAATCAAGTTTATGTATAAAACTTAACAAATCCGGCAATAATATATAATGAAAAGGCAATAAAAAACAATATTCTGTAAACCTTGTCAACTAAAATTTACTTGCTAAAGAAGGATTACATAAATTATGATACACAAAATTACTTACATTCCCATTATTTCCTCAGTTATGAAAAAATTTTTCCCCAGGCACCGGTGAGGAATTTTTATGTTAACCTTGTCTGATTAATGAGTTTTTCATTCTCTCACTCTCACCATTAAAAATTAGCAAGTGACAATGATGTAGCAGCCTGTCTATGAGTGCTCCTGTCATTTGTTCATCATAGAGTACATTAGTCCATCTTGAAAATTCTATGTTGGTTGTGATGATTATGCTCTTTCTCTCATAGCATTCAGATATTATCTCAAATAAAAGCTGTGAACCATCTCTGTCTAGAGGAATATACCCCCATTCATCAAATATCAAAAGATCATTTTTCATAATTTGCTTGATAAAACCAGAGAGTTCTTTGGCTTTCTTTGCCTCTGAAAGCTTGTTTACTAAAGCAGCTGTCCTGAAAAACTTTACTGATTTACCTAACTTACATGCTTCTATACCTATAGCTGTCGCTAAATGAGTTTTTCCAGTTCCCACATTTCCATAAAATACTAGATTACTCTTATCTTTTATAAATTCACATTTTCTCAGATAATCAATATTTATGCTCGCAGGAACAGTTACTTCGTCAAATTTAAATACTTCCAAGGATTTCATTGTATAAAATCCTGCATTCTTTATTAGCCTATTTTGTCTGGTCTTTTCTCGGTGTTCTATCTCAAGTTTCAATAACTTGAGTAAGTATTCCTGATGACTGTCCGCAGTTACTTTTTGGCTGTTTTCCACCATGTTTTGACTAATTTTTAATGCTTTACAGCAATCTGCTATTTCATGACTTAGCATAAGCTACCACCTGCTTCCCTTA
It includes:
- a CDS encoding homocitrate synthase — encoded protein: MKVKIVDTTLRDGEQRPGIALRASEKIDIAKMLSNLGIYQIEAGIPAMGGEEKKYVAKLMELGLKSRISAWNRMNIKDIKDSMDCMPHIIHISIPSSDIQIRKKLQKDRIWVEENMKRCIALAKDKGYEVTVGLEDASRAEPEFLAKIIGIASAMGVKRVRYADTVGILYRQDIYERIRKIKRQFKRIDLEIHTHNDLGMAVSNSIAAVKAGATYVDCTIGGIGERAGNCDYIKFITAAKAFCGLMNEIDLKKTLKVQNNILGMIRPAAS
- a CDS encoding NAD(+) synthase; this translates as MEYGFVRVGAAVPKMKVANCEYNCSRIVDLIKRADKEKVKFLVFPELCITSYSCGDLFHQDILLKEALRQLENVLKDTKDTDLIAILGMPVSLNNQLFNCSVVIQSGKILGVVPKTFIPNYSEFYEERWFSSGNKALVDTINICGQSVPFGIDLLFEDSQNSDLCFGIEICEDLWVPIPPSSYQCMNGATLIFNPSASNEIIGKYEYRKELVRQQSARCICGYVYTSSNVNESTTDVVFGGHAMVAEYGSLLCESERFLDDDQLIYSEIDLQKLINDRRKNTSFMEGVVDKKYRRIFFNQKESECMELTRYVPAYPFVPSNSANRDLRCKEIFSIQTSALAKRIKHTGLKYSVIGISGGLDSTLALLVTAKTYELLGISPENIIAVTMPGFGTTDTTYTNAMDLMKAMKVSIREINIKDACLQHFKDIGHDVNIHDVTYENVQARERTQILMDLANKLGGLVIGTGDLSELALGWCTYNGDHMSMYSVNCSIPKTLVKHLVRWVAENMVDKNVRDILFRILDTPISPELLPPSAEGEIKQKTEDIVGPYELHDFFMYHMIRYGAPPKKISFLAQKAFEGKYSKDEINKWLKVFIKRFFSQQFKRSCLPDGPKVGTISLSPRGDWRMPSDADSKEWLEEVE
- a CDS encoding 2Fe-2S ferredoxin is translated as MKKPKYHVFVCTSSRINGTQKGYCFSKDAVSITQSFIEEIEANDLSDDVMVTNTGCFGICSSGPIVVVYPEGVWYKEVTPDDVPEIVESHFINGKKVERLEI
- a CDS encoding IS256 family transposase; amino-acid sequence: MSTLTKEQIKQLVRENNFQSVSDINEYLKDIFKDIIQELLEAELEAKLGYAKDDVENKKTDNSRNGYTPKKIKSEFGEIDIQVPRDRKGEFQPKIIPKYQRNVSGIEEKVIALYARGMSTRDISQQIEELYGFSLSAEMVSKITDRIAPEIKEWQQRPLEPIYSFVFMDAIHYKVKDDGRIINRAAYVVLGVTIDGYKDILGIWIGDNESSKFWLGVLNDLKNRGVQDVLIFCVDGLTGLKEAINAAYPKSEVQRCIIHQLRNSFKYVPYKDLKAFSNDFKEVYHAINEEIALEKLYELKEKWGKEYPFAIRSWENNWDVISPFFKFPEEIRKIIYTTNIIEGLHRQFRKVTKTKTIFPTDSSLEKILYLASMNVVKKWTQRYKNWDRVLSQLVIQYPGRLEEYI
- the istB gene encoding IS21-like element helper ATPase IstB, which produces MLSHEIADCCKALKISQNMVENSQKVTADSHQEYLLKLLKLEIEHREKTRQNRLIKNAGFYTMKSLEVFKFDEVTVPASINIDYLRKCEFIKDKSNLVFYGNVGTGKTHLATAIGIEACKLGKSVKFFRTAALVNKLSEAKKAKELSGFIKQIMKNDLLIFDEWGYIPLDRDGSQLLFEIISECYERKSIIITTNIEFSRWTNVLYDEQMTGALIDRLLHHCHLLIFNGESERMKNSLIRQG
- a CDS encoding citramalate synthase, which codes for MAIPLGKNNAVTVVDRTLSELLSKKYAGKRLETVYFCRILKEIGVDLIEIDTKFLESIPKLPCGVAFLLRINSKEDVMRAFKSNVKYCIFPEKTLQDAETVRKAKNFGIKTTVEVKAEKLSDIDRVKNLSNLDLVDEVRLAGLDSIFDPLWVNKVKKLSKTLNKAINICPQDTYYSATALALEAIMSGINSITVSFLGYGKSTGLAALEEVVTATKVILNTEMKLDLSKLPEAAQYFTLISGIKIPENKPVVGKRIFEYQAGIHADGIEKDPETYEPFDPSMVGLKRELTIGKHSGKRALQRKLEELGIICKLEEAARILNYVREKSIQCKRDLLDEEILDIYKSLQFIR